In Halorhabdus tiamatea SARL4B, a genomic segment contains:
- the cas8b gene encoding type I-B CRISPR-associated protein Cas8b/Csh1, which translates to MLSPEEFREEYDDEELAAELPDSPISSLRSIQYLYGKLYTLGTLGGGQYAPYLTPDAAGDLTDTDDSLIVVRMDASSDEPSLADDDQGPVWVTRYSEDLVQNVAHCKYPAARGIDHSITHQAGQNSDPEKLARYSKERLTKWAVDDEVQDVADEHDDGWIIDALAALGDDEDILESIDSGVTDALGGESTTALLTVQVKTEPDGDFRWPGEIDGFMEAMRRRKLSKLVTKNKADDSSGEATDLVTGDGTRTVGTAEDPQNYFLGKQLEKFPGLDIEEAWRSHPISEDAAITVMNAETFVDECSYRTFGAKVYYLPYFQGVPTPDGARELYGLLYHATNDDDMTPVERAYQEFQNRDIDYELRFYVSAVMPHQMSRYDVYGETMNGRLLYPKTLAVEHNNVVGKATAFNSKTDRTAPIPTHGNWALLTGDDRRLHAVSTGWYFGETFAERDDDEAAADDPRIDALIAVLSGDSIAVETVLEEYVDRIDTDENDENVESFPSFRVASQFAQLCALATDELDLLSTDDPGREPITKEPNYEEYSMETAAQILATDGGNPAAEKLETFIEDTPALAHDPEAPLNDQRRGAFLLGVLIGEVGGYQNYSEERSTTLIDQYPVKSITRTRIKKVTQEAIGKTITYTRNEDRTITLFEHVVERLRETILRPDPDEWEIETDDLRFYYALGVTYGMNDHPDWDQTETDTEEEH; encoded by the coding sequence ATGCTTTCGCCTGAGGAGTTCCGCGAGGAGTACGACGACGAGGAGTTGGCTGCAGAATTACCCGACTCGCCGATTTCGTCGCTGCGGAGCATCCAGTACCTCTACGGGAAACTCTACACGCTCGGGACGCTCGGTGGCGGTCAGTATGCTCCGTACCTTACGCCGGACGCCGCCGGTGATCTTACCGACACCGATGATAGCCTGATCGTCGTCCGGATGGACGCTTCCAGCGATGAACCGTCGCTCGCCGATGACGACCAAGGACCGGTCTGGGTGACGCGGTACAGCGAGGATCTGGTCCAAAACGTCGCCCACTGCAAGTATCCGGCCGCTCGCGGGATCGACCATAGTATCACGCATCAGGCCGGGCAAAACAGCGACCCCGAGAAACTCGCCCGCTACTCGAAAGAGCGACTGACGAAGTGGGCCGTCGATGACGAAGTGCAAGACGTCGCTGATGAGCATGACGATGGCTGGATCATTGACGCGCTTGCCGCGCTCGGAGACGATGAAGATATCCTCGAATCGATCGACAGCGGTGTCACTGACGCACTCGGTGGCGAATCGACGACGGCTCTCCTGACTGTGCAGGTCAAGACGGAGCCGGATGGTGACTTTCGCTGGCCCGGGGAGATCGACGGGTTCATGGAGGCGATGCGACGGCGGAAGCTCTCGAAACTCGTCACGAAGAACAAAGCCGACGACTCCTCTGGCGAGGCGACGGATCTCGTCACTGGTGACGGAACACGCACTGTCGGGACGGCAGAGGATCCACAGAATTACTTCCTCGGCAAGCAGTTGGAGAAATTCCCCGGGCTTGACATCGAAGAAGCGTGGCGGTCACATCCGATCTCGGAGGACGCGGCGATCACGGTGATGAACGCCGAGACGTTCGTCGACGAGTGTTCGTATCGAACTTTCGGGGCCAAAGTGTACTACCTCCCGTATTTCCAGGGAGTTCCGACGCCAGATGGTGCGCGAGAGTTGTATGGGCTCCTCTACCACGCGACGAATGACGACGACATGACGCCCGTCGAGCGTGCGTATCAGGAGTTCCAGAATCGAGACATCGACTACGAGTTGCGTTTCTACGTCTCGGCCGTCATGCCGCATCAAATGTCGAGATACGACGTGTACGGCGAGACGATGAACGGTCGCCTGTTGTATCCGAAGACGTTGGCTGTCGAACACAACAACGTCGTCGGCAAAGCAACAGCGTTCAACTCGAAGACCGACCGGACGGCTCCGATACCGACACACGGTAACTGGGCTCTCCTAACTGGAGACGATCGGCGGCTTCACGCAGTCTCGACGGGGTGGTACTTCGGTGAGACGTTCGCGGAGCGGGACGATGACGAAGCGGCCGCTGACGATCCACGAATCGACGCACTGATCGCCGTACTGAGCGGCGACTCGATCGCCGTCGAGACGGTTCTTGAGGAGTACGTCGATCGGATCGACACGGACGAGAACGACGAGAACGTCGAGTCGTTCCCCTCGTTCCGCGTCGCCAGCCAGTTCGCGCAACTATGCGCTTTGGCGACCGATGAACTCGACCTGCTTTCGACGGACGATCCGGGGAGAGAACCGATCACGAAAGAACCGAACTACGAGGAATATTCCATGGAAACAGCAGCACAAATCCTGGCGACAGACGGAGGCAACCCCGCCGCGGAGAAGCTCGAGACGTTCATCGAAGATACTCCCGCGCTCGCCCACGATCCGGAGGCACCGCTCAACGACCAGCGCCGCGGCGCGTTCCTGCTCGGCGTCCTCATCGGCGAAGTCGGCGGGTACCAGAACTACAGCGAGGAGCGGTCGACGACGCTGATCGACCAGTATCCGGTGAAATCTATCACTCGGACGCGTATCAAGAAAGTCACGCAGGAAGCGATCGGCAAGACGATCACGTACACGCGAAACGAGGACCGAACAATCACGCTGTTCGAGCACGTCGTGGAACGACTCCGGGAAACGATCTTGCGACCCGACCCGGACGAGTGGGAGATCGAGACCGACGACCTCCGGTTCTACTATGCGCTCGGTGTAACGTACGGCATGAACGACCACCCTGACTGGGACCAGACTGAAACCGATACCGAGGAGGAACACTAA
- the cas7b gene encoding type I-B CRISPR-associated protein Cas7/Csh2, which yields MTANTDIVENRSEIVFLYDAVDANPNGNPLSGADRPRIDPQTQQAIVTDVRLKRYLRDQLDDDGHGVYIRNVQEEGEQYTRADLLEDRLKEIEPDKLNLPEEGDKLRAKVFDEFLDESADVRYFGATMSVDTDNVYAKHLPDHFTGPVQFSPGKTIHAVNENEEYDSLTSVIATQEGKEQGGFDLDDHRIQYGLIRFHGLVDEHGAEDTKLKRDDVKRLDTLCWRAIKNQTISRSKVGQEPRLYCRVEYAEESFHIGGLDKDLELDEDESKPEEELRNVRDVVVSVDDFVDRLGRASEQIEQVRMVASDVLQVSYEGEVGGPELLYGALTDELDEETVDKVDVYDEYQQTLADADE from the coding sequence ATGACTGCCAACACCGACATCGTCGAGAATCGCTCCGAGATCGTCTTCCTGTACGACGCCGTTGACGCGAACCCGAACGGCAATCCGCTGAGTGGCGCTGATCGACCGCGGATTGATCCACAGACCCAGCAGGCGATCGTCACCGACGTCCGCCTGAAGCGTTATCTTCGTGACCAACTCGATGACGACGGCCACGGCGTCTACATCCGGAATGTTCAAGAGGAGGGTGAACAGTACACGCGGGCCGATCTGCTCGAAGACCGACTCAAGGAGATCGAACCGGACAAACTCAATCTACCTGAAGAGGGTGATAAATTGCGTGCGAAGGTATTTGACGAGTTTCTCGACGAGAGTGCTGACGTCCGGTATTTCGGAGCGACGATGTCAGTCGACACGGACAACGTCTATGCGAAACACTTGCCGGATCACTTCACGGGACCGGTCCAGTTCTCCCCGGGGAAGACGATACACGCAGTCAACGAGAACGAGGAGTACGACAGCCTGACGAGCGTCATCGCCACCCAAGAAGGCAAAGAACAGGGCGGATTCGACCTCGACGACCACCGGATCCAGTATGGTCTGATCCGCTTTCACGGGCTCGTCGACGAGCACGGTGCCGAAGACACGAAGTTAAAGAGAGATGATGTGAAACGACTCGACACGCTCTGCTGGCGGGCGATCAAGAACCAGACGATCAGTCGGAGCAAAGTCGGTCAAGAGCCCCGGCTATACTGCCGCGTGGAGTATGCTGAGGAAAGCTTCCACATCGGCGGTCTCGACAAGGATCTCGAACTCGACGAGGACGAGTCCAAACCCGAAGAAGAACTCAGAAACGTGCGTGACGTCGTAGTCTCGGTCGACGACTTCGTCGACCGACTCGGCAGGGCAAGCGAGCAAATCGAACAGGTCCGTATGGTCGCGAGCGATGTCCTCCAAGTCTCATACGAGGGCGAAGTCGGTGGACCTGAACTGCTCTATGGAGCTCTCACGGACGAACTGGACGAAGAGACGGTCGACAAAGTGGACGTTTACGATGAGTACCAGCAAACCCTGGCCGACGCCGACGAGTGA
- the cas5b gene encoding type I-B CRISPR-associated protein Cas5b, with product MARQSLDESASEASGRPVPDRCLSLTVRGPWGHFRRVEGNIVKQTYRIMPRTTVAGLLAAVLGIGRDEYYELFGAEQSAIAIEPVRELRTVNMPMNTLSTAAGDLTSLNGRGKISIQLPDPTKLRQQHNYEVLVEPAYRIDVSLSDGNRFDELQSMLAAGKSHYVPSLGLSEHLADIEYHGTFDVEPIDRASDQFEVDSAVPGGFDDVIMDDDQRCQIEESPAFMTTDAGGRTTTAFTTYAYNPDARSLTVADANAARVGDRTVVFV from the coding sequence ATGGCTCGACAATCGCTGGACGAGTCGGCGTCTGAAGCGTCAGGCCGTCCGGTGCCAGACCGGTGTCTGTCGCTCACCGTTCGCGGTCCGTGGGGCCACTTCAGGCGGGTCGAAGGCAACATCGTCAAACAGACGTACCGCATCATGCCCCGGACGACCGTCGCAGGGCTACTCGCGGCCGTGCTCGGCATCGGTCGCGACGAGTACTACGAGCTGTTCGGAGCCGAGCAATCAGCCATCGCGATCGAGCCGGTGCGGGAGCTACGAACCGTGAACATGCCGATGAACACGCTCTCGACCGCTGCTGGGGACTTGACCTCGCTCAACGGTCGAGGGAAGATCAGCATACAACTCCCCGATCCGACGAAGCTCCGTCAACAGCACAACTACGAGGTGCTGGTCGAACCGGCGTATCGGATCGACGTATCTCTGAGTGACGGCAATCGATTCGACGAACTCCAATCGATGCTGGCGGCCGGGAAATCCCATTACGTGCCAAGTCTCGGTCTCTCGGAACACCTCGCAGACATCGAATACCACGGCACGTTCGACGTCGAACCGATTGACCGGGCGAGTGACCAGTTCGAAGTCGATTCGGCGGTCCCCGGCGGATTCGACGACGTGATCATGGACGACGACCAGCGCTGTCAGATCGAAGAGTCACCGGCGTTCATGACGACTGATGCGGGTGGGAGAACAACGACCGCGTTCACGACGTACGCGTACAATCCCGACGCACGGTCGCTCACCGTCGCGGACGCCAACGCCGCTCGCGTCGGTGACCGAACGGTGGTGTTCGTCTGA
- a CDS encoding CRISPR-associated endonuclease Cas3'' — MSRPYSHPPEDGQKGTYLLDHLVDVASRVEYVVPEDAETPSGESLRSIIETLGYVHDFGKATTYFQQYLETGRSPDEDRRLRYHAPLGSFAAYYSLKAQGFDAETCLAGFVAVAKHHGQLPNVAQYVFDKAHGTDGRDEEHAILAKQIKDIDAEAAGLARDTFEEATNGMGSWGAFRDEFVDLLEDIETHVATRGIVPEPREDALSGDFYGFVLQCWGSLVLADKTSAAGAPNDDGTFAATEPSTSHLDEYVQQLEADVRQDEDGTRDERLNHYRSRARRAVLDSISEFEDRDSDVATLTLPTGMGKTLTGLSAALRLRDDAGKERVVYALPFTSIIDQVVEELETIYDTDGTGRLLTAHHHLAETTVRDAVDDEQADLSDDVAGMLAESWLAGLTVTTFVQLFESLAGPRNRQSMKLPALRNAVVLLDEPQSLPLDWWKLVPRLVEVLTEQYDATVIAMTATQPRLFDDEFELVDDPDAYFDDVRRVSYELDDSTERYIESQSEPKSYAEAASQLREAVESGETTLAVCNTIDSARTLTEQVDKQGFVDVGGLFEEELQRQGSVGDVDPVVLAERVESRDRVALLHLSTRLRPADRLRLIETVKELTARDQPTVAVSTQLVEAGVDISFDRVYRDLAPIDSIVQAAGRCNRSFERDRGIVTVWWLDAPAEQSKTPAEAVYNRSTTLLPTVADTLQQVRDESGSLTEKDVARTAVERYFERLREDKDVGKQEWANWVDDSMGKELGDISLIDQRRSAEVVVARTDEERKVFEQIHEAQERYDYAALDDLVEETKPLRISVPYYREDSDRAEAIRDLTVLIEDQGVYQLDASRESAKFDATTGFVAEASSVDHQFL, encoded by the coding sequence GTGAGCCGCCCGTATTCACATCCGCCAGAGGACGGGCAAAAGGGAACGTATCTCCTTGATCACCTAGTCGACGTTGCGTCCCGCGTCGAGTACGTCGTTCCGGAAGACGCCGAGACGCCGTCCGGAGAGTCTCTCAGGTCCATCATCGAGACGCTGGGGTACGTCCACGACTTCGGAAAGGCGACGACGTATTTTCAGCAATATCTCGAAACCGGACGATCGCCCGACGAAGACAGGAGACTTCGTTATCACGCGCCGCTTGGCTCGTTCGCCGCGTACTACTCGCTCAAAGCACAGGGGTTCGACGCCGAAACCTGCCTCGCGGGATTCGTCGCGGTCGCGAAACACCACGGACAACTGCCGAACGTCGCGCAGTACGTCTTCGACAAGGCGCATGGAACGGACGGCAGAGACGAAGAGCATGCCATCCTCGCTAAGCAGATCAAAGATATTGACGCCGAAGCTGCCGGCCTCGCCCGTGACACGTTCGAAGAAGCCACTAACGGGATGGGATCGTGGGGCGCATTTCGTGATGAGTTCGTCGACCTGCTCGAAGATATCGAGACCCACGTTGCGACTCGCGGGATCGTTCCCGAACCCCGCGAAGATGCGCTATCGGGTGATTTCTACGGGTTCGTCCTCCAGTGTTGGGGATCGCTCGTCCTCGCAGACAAGACGAGTGCTGCCGGAGCACCGAACGACGATGGAACGTTCGCCGCTACCGAGCCATCCACGTCTCATCTCGACGAGTACGTGCAGCAACTCGAAGCGGATGTCAGGCAAGACGAAGACGGGACCCGTGACGAACGGCTGAACCACTATCGCTCACGCGCCCGTCGAGCTGTTCTGGACTCCATCTCGGAGTTCGAAGACCGAGACAGCGACGTCGCGACGCTCACGCTGCCGACCGGAATGGGGAAGACGCTCACGGGACTTTCGGCGGCGTTGCGCCTCCGTGACGACGCTGGGAAGGAGCGGGTCGTATACGCGCTGCCGTTCACGAGTATCATCGATCAGGTCGTCGAGGAACTCGAAACGATTTACGACACGGACGGGACCGGTCGGCTACTTACGGCTCACCACCATCTCGCGGAGACGACGGTGCGTGATGCGGTCGACGACGAACAGGCAGATCTCTCTGACGACGTCGCCGGAATGCTGGCTGAGAGCTGGCTTGCTGGGCTGACGGTTACGACGTTCGTCCAGCTGTTCGAGAGCCTGGCCGGGCCGCGAAACAGACAGTCGATGAAACTTCCCGCACTCCGTAATGCTGTTGTCTTGCTCGACGAACCGCAGAGCCTTCCGCTCGACTGGTGGAAACTCGTCCCGAGGCTCGTCGAGGTTCTGACTGAGCAGTACGACGCGACGGTGATCGCGATGACCGCGACCCAGCCGCGTCTGTTCGACGACGAGTTCGAACTCGTCGACGACCCGGACGCGTATTTCGACGACGTGCGTCGCGTGTCCTACGAACTCGATGATTCGACAGAACGATACATCGAATCGCAGAGCGAGCCGAAATCATACGCCGAAGCGGCAAGCCAACTACGTGAGGCCGTCGAATCAGGGGAGACGACGTTGGCCGTCTGTAACACGATCGATAGCGCGCGGACGCTCACCGAGCAAGTCGATAAGCAGGGATTTGTCGATGTCGGTGGCCTCTTCGAAGAGGAATTACAGCGCCAGGGGAGCGTCGGCGATGTCGATCCTGTGGTGCTCGCAGAGCGCGTCGAATCCAGGGATCGAGTTGCACTCCTTCATCTTTCGACTCGTCTTCGGCCCGCCGACAGACTCAGATTGATCGAGACTGTGAAGGAGCTTACCGCACGGGATCAGCCGACGGTCGCCGTCTCCACCCAACTCGTCGAAGCCGGTGTCGACATCAGTTTCGATCGCGTGTATCGTGATCTCGCACCGATCGACAGCATCGTCCAGGCGGCCGGGCGGTGTAATCGGTCGTTCGAGCGCGATCGGGGGATTGTGACTGTCTGGTGGCTCGATGCGCCGGCGGAACAGTCCAAGACACCGGCGGAAGCCGTTTACAATCGCTCCACAACGCTCCTCCCCACGGTCGCAGACACGCTCCAGCAAGTCCGAGACGAATCCGGCTCGCTCACCGAGAAGGACGTCGCTCGAACCGCTGTCGAACGGTATTTCGAGCGACTGCGCGAGGACAAAGACGTCGGCAAACAGGAGTGGGCCAACTGGGTTGACGATTCGATGGGCAAGGAACTGGGAGATATCTCGTTGATCGATCAACGGCGGTCCGCCGAGGTCGTCGTCGCCCGAACGGACGAGGAGCGGAAGGTATTCGAGCAGATCCACGAAGCACAGGAACGATACGACTACGCGGCGCTCGACGATCTGGTCGAAGAGACGAAACCACTTCGGATATCGGTTCCCTACTACCGAGAGGATAGCGATCGGGCAGAAGCGATCCGTGATCTCACTGTTCTCATCGAGGATCAGGGCGTCTATCAACTCGATGCGAGTCGCGAGAGTGCTAAGTTCGACGCGACGACTGGATTCGTCGCGGAGGCATCGAGCGTCGACCATCAGTTCCTGTGA
- the cas4 gene encoding CRISPR-associated protein Cas4 — translation MTEHDVDPVDLLLESARDEAVESSFHVTGVMMQYYEVCERELWFESRDIEIDRENPNVVRGTHVDETAYDEKRRNLSIDGRIAPDLLDDGRVVEVKPSSTLVEPARLQLLYYLWYLDRVVGVEKEGVLAHPTERKRESVELTEETAQQVEDAIRGIYDVVRSETPPPATEKPFCESCAYYDFCWSC, via the coding sequence ATGACCGAGCACGACGTCGACCCTGTCGATCTCCTCCTCGAATCAGCACGCGACGAGGCTGTCGAGTCGTCGTTTCACGTCACTGGTGTGATGATGCAATATTATGAAGTCTGTGAGCGCGAGCTCTGGTTCGAAAGCAGGGACATCGAAATCGATCGAGAGAACCCGAACGTCGTCCGGGGCACGCACGTCGACGAGACGGCCTACGACGAGAAACGACGGAACCTGAGTATCGACGGCCGGATCGCGCCCGATTTACTCGACGATGGTCGTGTCGTCGAGGTGAAGCCGTCCTCGACGCTGGTCGAGCCGGCACGCCTCCAGTTGCTGTACTACCTCTGGTATCTCGACCGCGTTGTTGGCGTCGAAAAAGAAGGGGTCCTGGCTCACCCGACCGAACGAAAGCGTGAATCGGTCGAGTTGACCGAAGAAACTGCACAGCAAGTCGAGGACGCGATTCGCGGGATTTACGACGTGGTTCGAAGCGAGACGCCACCGCCCGCGACGGAAAAGCCGTTCTGTGAGTCGTGTGCGTACTACGACTTCTGCTGGAGCTGTTGA
- the cas1b gene encoding type I-B CRISPR-associated endonuclease Cas1b — protein MNDNYHIFSDGRVERHNDTVRLVTEDDEKKYLPIENAEALYLHGQIDFNTRVVSFLDDHGVAMHVFGWNDYYSGSIMPERGQTSGQTVVEQVRAYDDETHRGKIAREIVEGSIHNMRANVTYYDNRDYDLGATLESFDRRRDEIQSVASVEEAMGVEASARRAYYAIFDQILSDGFVFGGRKYNPPNNKVNSLISFGNSLVYANIVSAIRATALDPTISYLHEPGERRYSLALDIADLFKPVLTDRVVFRLVNRGQLSDDDFDSEMNACLLTESGRETFSKEFEQTLDRTIEHPNLNRKVSYQYLLRVEAYKLKKHLLTGEPYEAFERWW, from the coding sequence ATGAACGATAACTACCACATCTTCTCGGACGGACGGGTCGAACGCCATAACGACACGGTACGGCTCGTCACCGAGGACGACGAGAAGAAGTACCTCCCGATCGAGAACGCCGAGGCGCTGTACCTCCACGGACAGATCGACTTCAACACGCGCGTGGTGTCGTTTCTCGACGATCACGGCGTCGCGATGCACGTCTTCGGCTGGAACGACTACTATTCGGGCTCGATCATGCCCGAGCGTGGCCAGACGTCAGGTCAGACGGTCGTCGAACAAGTTCGAGCCTACGACGACGAAACCCATCGTGGCAAAATCGCCCGTGAGATCGTGGAGGGAAGTATCCACAACATGCGAGCGAACGTCACCTATTACGACAACCGGGACTACGACCTCGGCGCGACACTCGAGTCATTCGATCGTCGACGTGACGAGATCCAGTCCGTGGCGTCAGTCGAGGAAGCAATGGGCGTCGAAGCGAGTGCGCGACGCGCCTACTACGCGATCTTCGATCAGATTCTGTCGGACGGCTTTGTCTTCGGTGGTCGAAAGTACAATCCGCCGAACAACAAGGTCAACAGCCTGATCTCGTTCGGCAACAGCCTGGTCTACGCGAATATCGTCTCGGCGATCCGGGCCACAGCCCTCGATCCGACGATCAGCTATCTTCACGAGCCTGGCGAACGACGGTACTCGCTCGCGCTAGATATCGCCGATCTGTTCAAACCGGTGCTGACGGATCGCGTCGTCTTCCGACTCGTGAATCGCGGGCAGTTGTCAGACGATGATTTCGATTCGGAGATGAACGCGTGTCTACTCACCGAGAGTGGCCGGGAGACGTTCTCGAAGGAGTTCGAACAGACGCTCGATCGGACGATCGAGCATCCGAACCTCAACCGGAAGGTCAGCTATCAGTATCTCCTGCGAGTCGAGGCGTACAAACTCAAGAAACATCTGCTGACCGGCGAGCCCTACGAGGCCTTCGAGCGGTGGTGGTAA
- the cas2 gene encoding CRISPR-associated endonuclease Cas2, translating to MVYVVAVYDVEADRTRLFLNFLRRYLTHVQNSVFEGEITDGDLEEVKGQLDSMLEPGESVIVYRMSSEQYVSRTVYGDDPTEDSQFL from the coding sequence GTGGTGTACGTCGTCGCCGTCTACGACGTCGAGGCCGACCGGACCCGGCTGTTCTTGAACTTCCTGCGTCGGTATCTGACACACGTTCAGAACTCGGTATTCGAAGGTGAGATCACGGACGGGGATCTCGAAGAAGTCAAGGGGCAACTAGATTCGATGCTGGAGCCCGGCGAATCGGTAATCGTCTACCGGATGAGTTCCGAACAGTACGTCTCGCGGACCGTCTACGGTGACGATCCGACGGAAGACAGCCAATTCCTATAG
- a CDS encoding HVO_0416 family zinc finger protein: MATAPSTDDVIDQFLTRRGHETDAVGWDESYNKKQCPECGGLHDATATECSVCEWSPARS, from the coding sequence ATGGCGACCGCACCGAGCACCGACGACGTCATCGATCAGTTCTTGACCCGGCGTGGGCACGAAACGGACGCGGTCGGATGGGACGAAAGCTATAACAAGAAACAGTGCCCGGAGTGTGGTGGGCTCCACGACGCGACAGCCACGGAATGCTCGGTATGTGAGTGGTCGCCGGCTCGGAGCTAG
- a CDS encoding ArsR/SmtB family transcription factor, protein MEDDRPIEEVLDTIGDQHARHVLAAVSQSPKSAKELSEELELSLPTVYRRLEILEEHDLVSDQTSVAEDGNHYKVYESNFESTVIRLEDDEYRVRIYRSENLPDRFGQLWDDLNLE, encoded by the coding sequence GTGGAGGACGATCGCCCCATCGAAGAGGTGCTGGACACGATCGGCGACCAGCACGCCCGGCACGTGCTGGCGGCCGTCAGCCAGTCGCCGAAGTCGGCAAAGGAGTTGAGTGAGGAACTCGAGTTGTCGCTGCCGACCGTCTACCGTCGCCTCGAGATCTTAGAGGAGCACGACCTCGTCAGCGACCAGACGAGCGTCGCCGAGGACGGCAATCACTACAAAGTCTACGAGTCGAACTTCGAGAGTACGGTCATCAGGCTCGAGGACGACGAGTACCGGGTTCGCATCTATCGTTCGGAGAACCTGCCCGATCGCTTCGGCCAGCTCTGGGACGACCTCAATCTCGAGTGA
- a CDS encoding DUF7521 family protein, with protein MVDTVVQYGQGVLVLLRLVLFGLTLGITLISFQAYQKRRSERLQFAFIGFAFISMGVAVSNIVSQMFASQPAPRVRLFFDMTQTVPFIIGFAMLYVSLYR; from the coding sequence ATGGTCGACACTGTGGTGCAGTACGGACAGGGGGTCCTGGTGTTGTTGCGGCTCGTGCTCTTCGGGCTGACGCTGGGGATCACGCTCATCAGCTTCCAGGCCTACCAGAAGCGCCGGAGCGAACGACTCCAGTTTGCCTTCATCGGGTTCGCCTTCATCAGTATGGGGGTCGCCGTTAGCAACATCGTCTCACAGATGTTCGCCTCGCAGCCGGCGCCGCGCGTACGGCTGTTCTTCGACATGACCCAGACAGTACCGTTCATCATCGGCTTTGCCATGTTGTACGTCTCGCTGTATCGGTAG